The following proteins come from a genomic window of Dromaius novaehollandiae isolate bDroNov1 unplaced genomic scaffold, bDroNov1.hap1 HAP1_SCAFFOLD_27, whole genome shotgun sequence:
- the LOC135326377 gene encoding olfactory receptor 14A16-like, with amino-acid sequence MAYDHYVAICRPLHYGTLMGSRACVKMAAAAWASGFLNALLHTANTFSIPLCQGNTVEQFFCEVPQILKLSCSDSYLREVGLLVVSLCLVFGCFIFIVLSYVQIFTVVLRIPSEQGRHKAFSMCLPHLAVVSLFVSTSFFAYLKPPSISSPALDLVVAVLYSVVPPAVNPLI; translated from the coding sequence atggcctatgaccactatgttgccatctgcagacccctgcactatgggaccctcatgggcagcagagcttgtgtcaaaatggcagcagctgcctgggccagtggctttctcaatgctctcctgcacactgcaaacacattttcaataccactctgccaaggcaacacagtggagcagttcttctgtgaagtcccccagatcctcaagctctcctgctcagactcctacctcagggaagttgggcttcttgtggttagtctttgtttggtctttgggtgtttcattttcattgtgctgtcctacgtgcagatcttcacagttgtgctgaggatcccctctgagcagggccggcacaaagccttttccatgtgcctcccgcacctggccgtggtctccctgtttgtcagtacttcattttttgcctacctgaagcccccctccatctcctccccagctctggatctggtggtggctgttctgtactcagtggtgcctccagcagtgaaccccctcatc
- the LOC135326419 gene encoding olfactory receptor 6E1-like codes for TPMYFFISNLAFLEIWFTSSTTIKLLVILISGRRTISLSSCFAQSYFYFALGGTEMGLLVVMSFDRYVAICQPLHYAAVVKWQLCTHLVVAAWVIGFTLSSSRLVLLSKLMFCGPNKIHHFFCDNSPLFQLSCSDTSLLWKADSLFISFVVLGSLCLILVSYMCVFHCILHMPSASGRKKAFATCSSHLITLAIAY; via the coding sequence acccccatgtactttttcatcagcaatctggcattcctggaaatctggtttacatcctccacaactatcaaattgttggtgattctgatcTCTGGTAGAagaacaatctcattaagcagctgctttgcccagtcctatttctattttgccctgggtggtacagagatgggtctccttgttgtcatgtcctttgaccgctacgttgccatctgccaacctttgcattatgctgctgtcgtgaagtggcagctctgcacccacctcgttgtggctgcttgggtcataggcttcacactctcgagttcccgcctggtcctgctctcaaagctgatgttctgtggcccaaacaagatccaccattttttctgtgacaactctcccttgttccaactgtcctgctctgacaccagcctgctttggaaagcagactctcttttcatatcatttgtagtgctgggttccttatgtttaatcctggtgtcctatATGTGTGTCTTCCATTgcattctgcacatgccatcagcatctgggaggaagaaagcttttgctacatgttcttcccatctcatcaccttagccatcgcatat
- the LOC135326376 gene encoding olfactory receptor 14A16-like, translated as MANSLRDTRAISYLGCAAQVFLVGNLFAAEYSLLTVMAYDRYIAICKPLHYGTLMDSRACVKMAAAAWASGFLNALLHTANTFAIPLCQGNTVDQFFCEVPQILKLSCSDSYLREVGLLVVSVFLIFGCFIFIVVSYVQIFTAVLRIPSEQGRHKAFSMCLPHLAVVSLFISTVMIAYLKPPSLSSPALDLVVAVLYSVVPPAVNPLIYSMRNKELKDALGKVLSWPFFSSGNIAIALHK; from the coding sequence atggccaattctctgagggacaccagggccatttcctacttgggatgtgctgcccaggtcttcctggttgggAACCTGTTTGCAGccgagtattctctcctcacagtcatggcctatgaccgctacattgccatctgcaaacccctgcactacgggaccctcatggacagtagagcttgtgtcaaaatggcagcagctgcctgggccagtggttttctcaatgctctcctgcacactgcgaacacatttgcaataccactctgccaaggcaacaccgtggaccagttcttctgtgaagtcccccagatcctcaagctctcctgctcagattcctacctcagggaagtgggccttcttgtggttagtgtttttttaatctttggttgtttcattttcattgtggtgtcctacgtgcagatcttcactgctgtgctgaggatcccatctgagcagggacgacacaaagccttttctatgtgcctcccgcacctggctgtggtctccctattcatcagcactgtcatgattgcctacctgaagcccccctccctctcctccccagctctggatctggtggtggctgttctgtactcagtggtgcctccagcagtgaaccccctcatctacagtaTGAGGAACAAGGAACTCAAAGATGCGCTGGGGAAagtgctttcatggccatttttcagcagtggtaacattgccattgctctccacaaatga